Proteins co-encoded in one Sulfuricaulis limicola genomic window:
- a CDS encoding phosphate/phosphite/phosphonate ABC transporter substrate-binding protein: MSGFRQTIINAAVAVSLSALVSATGANAADPVPGARKTSFAPPEATVNLNKPSLEGVARGLPAGADNVLVFSAPPRETEEEALRTYQPIAEYLSRIINKPIVYRYSKDWLTYQTEMQRGSYDLVFDGPHFNSWRISHLRHNSLVKVAGEHAFVVVVRKDNARVTELRQLAGQRICSMDPPNLGTLAVLEQFDNPARQPLIMNSVGWTKAYEGVAFEKKCAAAIVPVANLMKFSNYANVVRAVYTTKSLPNQAFSAGPRITSQDQALIAAALLSKDGSPVVARLVSAYGTDNKGLAYASKDEYAGFDAYLKNSWGYAR; this comes from the coding sequence CTTAAGTGCGCTGGTGTCCGCCACCGGCGCCAACGCCGCGGACCCGGTGCCCGGCGCGCGCAAGACCTCGTTCGCGCCGCCGGAAGCAACAGTCAATCTCAACAAGCCGTCGCTCGAAGGCGTGGCGCGCGGCCTGCCGGCCGGCGCCGACAACGTGCTGGTGTTCAGCGCGCCGCCGCGTGAAACCGAAGAAGAGGCCCTGCGCACCTACCAGCCGATCGCCGAGTACCTCTCGCGCATCATCAACAAGCCGATCGTGTACCGCTATTCGAAGGACTGGCTCACCTACCAGACGGAGATGCAGCGCGGCAGCTACGACCTGGTGTTCGATGGCCCGCACTTCAACAGCTGGCGCATCTCGCATCTGCGGCACAACTCGCTGGTGAAGGTCGCCGGCGAACACGCCTTCGTCGTGGTGGTGCGGAAAGACAACGCGCGCGTTACCGAGCTCAGGCAACTCGCCGGGCAGAGAATCTGCAGCATGGACCCGCCCAACCTGGGCACGCTCGCGGTGCTCGAACAGTTCGACAACCCGGCGCGCCAGCCGCTGATCATGAACAGCGTCGGCTGGACCAAGGCCTACGAGGGCGTGGCGTTCGAGAAGAAGTGCGCCGCCGCCATCGTGCCGGTGGCGAACCTGATGAAATTCTCCAACTACGCGAACGTCGTGCGCGCGGTGTACACCACCAAGTCGCTGCCGAACCAGGCGTTCTCGGCCGGTCCGCGCATCACCAGCCAGGACCAGGCGCTGATCGCCGCGGCGCTGCTGTCCAAGGATGGATCGCCCGTCGTCGCCCGGCTGGTATCGGCCTACGGCACCGACAACAAGGGCCTGGCCTATGCCAGCAAGGATGAATACGCCGGGTTCGATGCCTACCTGAAGAACAGCTGGGGCTACGCGCGCTGA
- a CDS encoding SAM-dependent methyltransferase has protein sequence MTHDFWNARYAEPGFAYGTEPNSFLVSQKQYLKPGMKALAVADGEGRNGVWLAQQGLEVLSVDGSEVGLRKARELAKSRGVAIRTELADLTTWKWPEHEFDLVVAIFIHFTPEFRARLHRQMFRTLKPGGILIMEAFTPKQLEYKTGGPPVKEMLYTADMLRQEFREGEILRLEEILTGLNEGPYHRGTAAVVRLVVKCPGAPQRA, from the coding sequence ATGACCCACGATTTCTGGAACGCCCGTTACGCCGAGCCCGGCTTCGCCTATGGCACCGAGCCCAATTCCTTTCTCGTTTCCCAGAAACAGTATTTGAAACCCGGCATGAAGGCGCTCGCCGTGGCCGACGGCGAGGGGCGCAACGGGGTGTGGCTGGCGCAGCAGGGACTGGAGGTGCTGTCGGTGGACGGCTCGGAGGTGGGGCTGCGCAAGGCGCGGGAGCTGGCCAAAAGTCGTGGGGTGGCGATTCGCACGGAGCTGGCCGATCTCACGACCTGGAAATGGCCCGAGCATGAATTCGACCTCGTCGTGGCCATCTTCATTCATTTCACGCCCGAATTCCGCGCACGCCTGCACCGGCAAATGTTCCGGACGCTCAAGCCCGGTGGCATCCTGATCATGGAGGCGTTCACGCCGAAGCAGCTGGAATACAAAACCGGTGGCCCACCGGTGAAGGAAATGCTCTATACCGCCGACATGTTGCGGCAGGAGTTCAGGGAAGGCGAGATTTTACGGCTGGAAGAAATACTGACCGGCCTGAATGAAGGACCGTACCACCGCGGCACGGCCGCGGTGGTACGGTTGGTTGTGAAATGTCCCGGCGCGCCTCAGCGCGCGTAG
- a CDS encoding DUF5615 family PIN-like protein yields MRLLGMETADDETIWQYARKNGFVIVSQDSDFNERGLIHGYPPKVIWIRCGNTVTDYIQDILRRHHSDLLEFHANRDSACIELY; encoded by the coding sequence GTGCGTCTGCTGGGCATGGAAACCGCCGACGACGAAACAATCTGGCAATACGCCAGGAAAAACGGTTTCGTGATAGTCAGTCAGGACTCGGATTTCAACGAGCGCGGACTGATTCACGGCTACCCGCCGAAAGTGATCTGGATAAGATGTGGCAACACAGTCACAGATTACATTCAAGACATCCTGCGACGACATCATTCCGATTTGCTGGAATTCCATGCAAATCGTGACTCCGCCTGTATCGAGCTTTATTAG
- a CDS encoding DUF433 domain-containing protein yields MDYRDIITIEPGKRGGKPCIRHMRISVYDVLGWLASGMTQEQILRDYPELTSEDIQACLMFAADREHQLTYKQA; encoded by the coding sequence ATGGATTACCGCGATATCATCACGATTGAACCCGGCAAGCGCGGCGGCAAGCCCTGCATCCGTCATATGCGCATCAGTGTTTATGACGTGCTGGGCTGGCTGGCCTCCGGCATGACGCAGGAACAAATCCTGCGCGATTACCCTGAATTGACTTCCGAAGACATCCAGGCCTGTTTGATGTTCGCGGCTGACCGCGAACATCAGCTTACCTACAAACAGGCTTGA
- a CDS encoding PH domain-containing protein gives MNYIARPAWLNQWWQIGVMILMPVVFILALLKGNQYFSPENLRVVQVVIVGVFVYLIAVVIYRRYSWAYKIDNETIESREGLIARKVKSIRIQDLRNINVNQSLVGRIVGVGDVEFSSAGGSGIEVTFRGVDKPLEVKALAQRLQGHQPVKPADA, from the coding sequence ATGAACTATATTGCGCGTCCGGCGTGGCTGAACCAGTGGTGGCAGATCGGCGTCATGATCCTGATGCCGGTTGTGTTCATTCTGGCCCTCCTCAAGGGCAATCAGTATTTCTCGCCCGAGAACCTGCGGGTGGTGCAGGTGGTGATCGTGGGGGTGTTCGTTTATCTCATCGCCGTGGTGATTTACCGGCGTTATTCCTGGGCCTACAAGATCGACAACGAGACCATCGAGAGCCGCGAGGGGTTGATCGCGCGCAAGGTGAAATCCATCCGTATCCAGGACCTGCGCAATATCAACGTGAACCAGTCGCTGGTGGGGCGGATCGTGGGCGTGGGGGACGTGGAGTTCTCCAGCGCTGGCGGCAGCGGCATCGAGGTGACATTCCGCGGCGTGGACAAGCCGCTGGAGGTCAAGGCGCTGGCGCAGCGGCTGCAGGGTCACCAGCCTGTGAAGCCCGCGGATGCTTGA
- a CDS encoding UbiH/UbiF/VisC/COQ6 family ubiquinone biosynthesis hydroxylase: protein MKSSYDIVIVGGGMVGAALACALGNSAFKVVLLDRSPAMRPPEKGYDQRVSALTLASRALFENLGAWEGMARRRVSPVREMRVSGGAGSGAIHFNAAEIGEPALTYIVENSVIQTALIERLHQFTNVHHLCPVEIVDITLADNGAVVTLKDGRSLQAKLLVGADGADSGVRRAAGIETQALNLHQKGIVATTTTEKPHEATARQVFLTTGPLAFLPLDEPHTCSIVWSADTAHADQLLALDDAAFIAELQQVFGDSLGKIQTLGPRAGFPLALSHARAYTAPHLALVGDAAHTVHPLAGQGVNLGFLDAATLAEVLLDAAAKQKDIGAHAVLRRYERWRKGDNLAMVSITGGFKYLFGNELPVVSQLRNWGLDLTNAATPIKNLIMRRASGLEGDLPKLARRALH, encoded by the coding sequence ATGAAATCTTCTTATGACATCGTAATCGTTGGCGGCGGCATGGTCGGCGCGGCGCTCGCCTGCGCGCTGGGAAATTCGGCGTTCAAGGTCGTGCTGCTGGATCGCTCGCCCGCCATGCGTCCGCCGGAAAAAGGCTACGACCAGCGCGTCAGCGCGCTCACGCTGGCCTCGCGCGCCCTGTTCGAAAATCTCGGCGCGTGGGAGGGCATGGCCCGGCGGCGCGTTTCGCCGGTGCGGGAGATGCGGGTGTCGGGCGGCGCGGGCAGCGGCGCGATTCATTTCAACGCCGCCGAGATCGGCGAGCCGGCGCTGACATATATCGTCGAGAACAGCGTGATCCAGACGGCGCTGATCGAGCGCCTGCACCAGTTCACCAATGTCCATCATCTGTGCCCGGTCGAGATCGTCGATATCACCCTGGCGGACAACGGTGCGGTGGTGACGCTGAAAGATGGCCGCAGCCTGCAGGCGAAACTGCTGGTCGGCGCCGACGGGGCCGATTCCGGGGTGCGACGCGCGGCCGGCATCGAAACCCAGGCGCTTAATCTGCACCAGAAGGGCATCGTGGCCACGACCACGACCGAAAAGCCGCATGAGGCAACGGCGCGTCAGGTGTTCCTGACCACCGGCCCGCTCGCCTTCCTGCCGCTCGATGAGCCACATACCTGTTCCATCGTGTGGTCGGCTGACACCGCCCATGCCGATCAATTGCTGGCGCTCGATGACGCGGCCTTTATCGCCGAATTGCAGCAGGTTTTCGGCGATTCCCTGGGGAAAATCCAGACGCTCGGACCGCGCGCGGGATTCCCGCTCGCCTTATCGCACGCCAGAGCCTACACCGCGCCGCACCTGGCCCTGGTCGGCGATGCCGCGCATACGGTGCATCCGCTCGCCGGACAGGGCGTGAACCTGGGATTTCTCGACGCCGCCACGCTGGCCGAGGTGCTGCTGGACGCGGCCGCGAAACAAAAAGACATCGGCGCCCATGCCGTGCTGCGGCGCTACGAGCGCTGGCGCAAGGGCGACAACTTGGCCATGGTTTCCATAACCGGTGGATTTAAATATTTATTTGGCAATGAGCTGCCGGTGGTGAGTCAGTTGCGGAATTGGGGGCTGGATCTCACCAATGCGGCGACGCCGATCAAGAATTTGATCATGCGAAGGGCTTCGGGATTGGAAGGGGATTTGCCGAAGCTCGCGAGGCGAGCTTTGCATTAA
- the ubiH gene encoding 2-octaprenyl-6-methoxyphenyl hydroxylase has protein sequence MKTDFDILIIGGGLVGASLACALRASTLRIGVIEAVPLAASAQPSYDDRTLALAWGSKKIFEGMGVWNEVAPEATPIERIHISDRGHFGVTRLSAAEAGLPALGYVVANRALGVVLLKTMQASKNIEWLCPAEMQEIRLDPAAASVTVRHDNTSKTLTARLVIAADGAHSAVRAALGIEAERTEYCQSAVVTTVTASEPHGNTAYERFTDTGPLALLPLRKNECAVVWSAKEAEVPTILGWSDAEFLNRLQDRFGDRLGTFTRPGKRAAYPLALTRVKEQVRERLALIGNAAHTVHPVAGQGFNLGLRDVASIAEILADAVRAGEDIGSLAVLRRYASWRQRDNQVTAGFTNGLIRVFSNNAFPLTFLRNAGLLAVDLMPGVKRGFVRVTSGLSGRLPRLARGLPL, from the coding sequence ATGAAAACCGATTTCGATATTTTGATCATCGGCGGCGGGCTGGTTGGCGCCAGCCTGGCTTGTGCCTTGCGCGCCAGCACCCTGCGCATCGGCGTGATCGAGGCGGTGCCGCTCGCGGCCTCCGCCCAGCCGAGCTATGACGACCGCACGCTGGCGCTGGCCTGGGGTTCGAAAAAGATATTCGAAGGCATGGGTGTCTGGAACGAGGTGGCGCCGGAGGCCACGCCCATCGAACGTATCCACATTTCCGACCGCGGCCATTTCGGCGTGACCCGCCTGTCCGCCGCCGAGGCCGGGCTGCCGGCATTGGGCTATGTCGTAGCCAATCGCGCGCTCGGGGTCGTGCTGCTGAAGACCATGCAGGCGTCGAAAAACATCGAGTGGCTGTGCCCGGCGGAAATGCAGGAAATCAGGCTCGATCCGGCCGCGGCGTCGGTAACGGTGCGCCACGACAACACCAGCAAGACGCTCACGGCGCGCCTGGTCATCGCCGCCGACGGCGCGCATTCCGCGGTGCGCGCGGCCCTCGGCATCGAGGCGGAGCGCACCGAATATTGCCAGAGCGCGGTCGTGACCACGGTCACGGCGAGTGAACCCCACGGCAACACCGCCTATGAGCGCTTCACCGACACCGGCCCTCTGGCCCTGCTGCCCCTACGCAAAAATGAATGCGCGGTGGTATGGAGCGCGAAAGAGGCCGAGGTGCCGACCATTCTCGGCTGGAGCGATGCGGAATTTTTGAACCGCTTGCAGGATCGTTTCGGCGACCGGCTCGGAACCTTCACGCGCCCCGGCAAGCGCGCCGCCTACCCGCTCGCGCTCACGCGGGTGAAAGAACAGGTGCGCGAACGCCTGGCGCTCATCGGCAACGCCGCGCACACGGTGCATCCGGTGGCCGGGCAGGGCTTCAATCTCGGCCTGCGCGACGTGGCATCCATCGCGGAAATCCTCGCGGACGCCGTGCGCGCCGGCGAGGACATCGGCAGCCTCGCGGTGCTGCGCCGTTATGCCAGCTGGCGCCAGCGCGACAACCAGGTCACGGCCGGTTTCACCAACGGCCTGATCCGGGTTTTTTCCAACAACGCCTTCCCGCTCACGTTCCTGCGCAACGCCGGGCTGCTGGCGGTGGACCTGATGCCCGGCGTGAAGCGCGGTTTCGTGCGCGTCACCAGCGGATTGTCCGGACGGCTCCCGCGCCTCGCGCGCGGCCTGCCGCTTTGA
- the pepP gene encoding Xaa-Pro aminopeptidase gives MDMKIFQKRRETLMSHMGGGVAILPTAPVRVRNRDVHYPYRADSDFYYLTHFPEPEAVMVLVPGREHGEYILFCRERNPEKEIWEGRRAGLEGAREIYGADDAFPIDDIDEILPGLLENRDKVFYSMGRDPDFDAHLMNWVNEVRAKSRNGVHAPGEFVTLDHILHEMRLFKGPEEIRLMKRAAKISANAHRRAMQTCKPGMMEYEIEAELLYEFKKGGSPFPAYPPIVGGGANGCILHYTENNAELKPGDLLLIDAGAEIDGYAADVTRTFPVSGRYSGEQRAIYELVLAAQSAAIEQVKPGKHWNDPHENAVRVLTQGLRDLGLLNGAVDGHIENGDYKRFYMHRTGHWLGMDVHDVGDYKLDDTWRLLEPGMVLTVEPGLYIAAAQDIPEGFRNIGVRIEDDVLVTRDGNEVLSRDAPKTIAEIEALMKH, from the coding sequence ATGGACATGAAAATTTTCCAGAAGCGGCGCGAGACGCTGATGAGCCACATGGGCGGCGGCGTGGCCATCCTGCCGACGGCGCCGGTGCGCGTGCGCAACCGCGATGTGCATTACCCGTACCGTGCCGACAGCGATTTCTATTACCTCACCCATTTTCCCGAGCCTGAGGCGGTGATGGTGCTGGTGCCGGGGCGCGAACACGGTGAGTACATCCTGTTCTGCCGTGAGCGCAATCCGGAAAAGGAAATCTGGGAAGGGCGGCGCGCCGGCCTCGAGGGTGCGCGCGAAATCTACGGCGCCGACGACGCCTTTCCCATCGACGATATAGATGAAATTCTGCCCGGCCTGCTGGAGAACCGTGACAAGGTGTTCTACAGCATGGGGCGCGATCCGGATTTCGACGCGCATCTGATGAACTGGGTGAATGAAGTGCGCGCCAAGAGCCGCAACGGCGTGCACGCGCCCGGCGAGTTCGTCACGCTCGATCACATCCTGCACGAGATGCGCCTGTTCAAGGGGCCGGAGGAGATCCGGCTGATGAAGCGTGCCGCGAAAATCTCGGCTAACGCGCACCGGCGCGCAATGCAGACGTGCAAGCCGGGAATGATGGAATACGAGATCGAGGCCGAGCTGCTATACGAGTTCAAGAAGGGCGGCAGCCCGTTCCCGGCCTACCCGCCGATCGTCGGCGGCGGCGCCAACGGCTGCATCCTGCATTACACCGAAAACAACGCCGAACTGAAGCCCGGCGACCTGCTGCTGATCGACGCCGGCGCCGAGATCGACGGCTACGCCGCCGACGTCACGCGCACCTTCCCCGTCAGCGGCCGCTACAGCGGCGAGCAGCGCGCAATCTACGAACTGGTGCTGGCCGCGCAATCGGCGGCGATCGAGCAGGTCAAACCCGGCAAGCACTGGAACGACCCGCACGAGAACGCGGTGCGCGTGCTGACCCAGGGGCTCAGGGACCTGGGCCTGCTCAACGGCGCGGTGGACGGGCATATCGAGAACGGCGACTACAAGCGCTTCTATATGCACCGCACCGGCCACTGGCTCGGCATGGACGTGCACGACGTCGGCGACTACAAGCTGGACGACACCTGGCGCCTGCTCGAGCCCGGTATGGTGCTCACCGTCGAGCCCGGCCTGTACATCGCCGCGGCTCAGGACATCCCGGAGGGTTTCCGCAACATCGGCGTGCGCATCGAGGACGACGTGCTGGTCACGCGCGACGGCAACGAGGTGCTGTCGCGCGACGCGCCCAAGACGATCGCCGAGATCGAAGCGCTGATGAAGCATTAA
- a CDS encoding PA2779 family protein: protein MDKIRRLTKPVSHLVVLGLLALSLHLPAANAAMVGTETVVNAAQAQQNRERVLSTLNRADVQQQLVARGVDPAQVQARLDSLTDEEVQTLAAKMDQLPAGGDALGLLVFIFVLLLITDILGFTNVYPFVKHPQRR, encoded by the coding sequence ATGGATAAAATTCGCCGCCTCACCAAACCCGTCAGCCATCTGGTCGTCCTCGGTTTGCTGGCACTCAGCCTGCACCTGCCCGCCGCCAACGCCGCCATGGTCGGCACCGAAACGGTGGTCAACGCGGCCCAGGCGCAACAGAACCGCGAGCGCGTCTTGAGCACGCTGAACCGCGCCGACGTGCAGCAGCAACTCGTGGCCCGCGGTGTCGATCCGGCGCAGGTACAGGCGCGTCTCGACAGCCTGACGGACGAGGAAGTCCAGACGCTGGCCGCCAAGATGGATCAGCTGCCGGCCGGCGGTGACGCCCTCGGCTTGCTGGTATTCATCTTCGTCCTGCTGCTGATCACGGACATTCTGGGATTCACCAACGTTTATCCCTTCGTCAAGCATCCGCAGCGCCGCTAG
- a CDS encoding PA2778 family cysteine peptidase, whose protein sequence is MSRTQTARFFTGGFFILTALLVSGCASLHTDRILATAGALPEPVELTAVPFFPQEEYQCGPAALATVLNWSGVSITPAELAPQMYLPERRGSLQLELLGTARRHGRVPYVLQPQLETLLAEVSSGNPVLVLQNLSLPWYPKWHYAVVVGFDLKRDRVILRSGPIERHETPFKVFERTWRRSNYWALVVLSPDRLPFTAEEIPYVQAVAPLERLSRWPETATAYATALTRWPKSLAARMGLGNSRYALGDLRGAEEAFRRATQDHPDAGATFNNLAQTLADQGRLPEAQAAAQRAVELGGPQHKTFRETLKQIETKIENKN, encoded by the coding sequence GTGAGTCGTACCCAGACCGCCCGGTTTTTCACGGGCGGTTTTTTCATTCTGACGGCTCTGCTTGTATCGGGCTGCGCCTCACTGCACACGGACCGGATACTCGCCACCGCCGGGGCGCTGCCGGAACCGGTCGAATTGACCGCGGTTCCGTTTTTCCCGCAGGAGGAATACCAGTGCGGCCCGGCGGCGCTGGCAACGGTGCTCAACTGGAGCGGCGTCAGCATCACGCCCGCGGAACTCGCACCGCAGATGTACCTGCCCGAGCGCCGCGGCAGCCTGCAACTGGAACTGCTCGGCACCGCGCGCCGCCACGGGCGCGTTCCCTACGTGTTGCAGCCGCAGCTGGAAACGCTGCTGGCCGAGGTATCGTCCGGCAACCCGGTGCTGGTGCTGCAAAACCTGAGCCTGCCGTGGTACCCGAAATGGCATTACGCCGTGGTGGTCGGATTCGACCTGAAGCGTGACCGCGTGATACTGCGCTCCGGGCCGATTGAGCGCCACGAGACGCCGTTCAAGGTCTTCGAGCGTACTTGGCGCCGCTCGAATTACTGGGCGCTGGTGGTGCTGTCGCCCGACCGCCTGCCGTTCACCGCCGAGGAGATTCCCTACGTGCAGGCGGTCGCGCCGCTCGAGCGCCTGTCACGCTGGCCGGAAACGGCGACGGCCTATGCCACGGCGCTCACGCGCTGGCCGAAGAGCCTCGCGGCGCGCATGGGTCTCGGCAACAGCCGCTACGCGCTGGGCGACCTGCGCGGCGCGGAGGAAGCCTTCCGGCGGGCGACGCAGGATCATCCCGATGCCGGCGCGACGTTCAACAATCTGGCGCAGACGCTTGCAGATCAGGGCCGCCTGCCGGAGGCGCAGGCCGCGGCACAGCGCGCGGTGGAACTCGGCGGACCGCAACACAAAACCTTCCGTGAAACTTTGAAGCAAATAGAGACAAAAATCGAAAACAAAAATTGA